DNA from Malus sylvestris chromosome 11, drMalSylv7.2, whole genome shotgun sequence:
aagatagcttccccatcctcgtttctctccccaaaaccatggccaccatgaaaacctccatagttgcctgtctccctgcccacatgtccatttaaatctcctcctataaataacttctccgtctgagcaattccttgcaccaagtctccaaggtcttcccaaaatttctccttcgaactcgtatccaaccctacttgaggtgcgtacgcactaatcacattgataagttcttgtcctattacaatcttgattgccatgattctatctcttaccctcttgacatctacaacatcttgtgtcaaggtcttgtccacgatgatgccaacaccatttctcgttctatttgtgcccgaataccaaagtttaaaccctgagttttctagatcctttgccttacaaccaacccacttagtttcttgtaggcacataatatttatctttctcctcaccataacttccactacttccatagattttcccgttaaggttcctatattccacgttcctaaacgcattttgctctcttgaactctacccttctgtcctagcttcttcactatcccccgtctaataggatcaaagtacttcttttgtgtgtcccgtgtaaagttgataggagcatatgctcccaaacaactttgagtggagtcgttcgaaaagaagtttctatggctcccttgctcatttaacactgcatccgggtgccgatggagatacagcgacccttgctcacttatcactgtgctcgggccacacagcgcgccacttacgggtgacgccctagctttagcgcgatttcgttctggattcattttcataaggattcgacgtgatcatgaagtgccggctgtcgactacctgacgccctccccctcctcctttatccgggcttgggaccggcaatgtaagataaacttacataggcggagttgaTGTGTTCAATTGAATACAAATATTAAATCTTTTTTTAATGGACGtgtcaaaatatttatttattattatattgGGCTTTATAGTtacattaattttatttggGATTACCAGGTAGATTTGCAGTTAAAGGAACCTACTTTTCAACTGTACATTTTTTGGTATTGTTCACTGAGTTTTCTGCTGTGGTTGTGAATTTGttggtttttacttttttatttatttattttatttttgttggaaaAGAATGGCGGAGAAACAAAACGTGCGAGAGCGAGGAAGGAGGACTCGTTGCTTGCTTTTGATGAGAGGGTTCAATTCCATAGCTCACACTTTGTCTCAGCTCTCCGACACTTTTGATAATGCTCTTCAGGTAAAGTTTGATCCCGACTGCAGCTAAAGATTTGAGCTTTTTACAAAATTGAGAGAGCTTAAATTGGCGATTTTTTTAGGGTACAAACATGTATTAAGTGTGAACGCTTACAAATGACCCATGTGGTGTATGAGACCGATCAGACGGTGTAGTATACCGCTCAATTGTTGAGTTAACTATCTTGAGCTTAAAGGTTATCAATgatgttttagagagagaaagattgtAGACACagaatgtagagagagagagatcgaagAGAATTAGAGAGAATTGCACTGTTTGTTATTGCTTTTACTTACTTACCGAATGAATACAAATTGTTCCTATTTATACACTTTTCACTACTTGTACAGCAATAACAAATCCTTAACAAACTAACAACCATATCACTTAATCTCTTGACAGATGGCATCTTCTTGGCCATTGGATTGATCTTCCTTATCTATAGCTTTACATCAATGTGCCACGATGATGGTATTTTTGGGTGttcataaatttgaaatttgctaAGCCACCCACATTGAGATATTCCTTAGCCACCCGAGCAACTCGGAGACGAATAGTAAAGGGAAGGAATCGGAAGAACAGCTGAATGCAGAAGATTCCCATGTGAGGAAATTCGAAAACATTCATTGCTCAGAGGTACAAGGAGATGAATCCCAGAAAGAGAGCTGAAGAAAGCAAAAATGTAGGTTTCTCTCTTTTGTTCAGTGTCAAATCTTTGATGGGTTTTGAGTTGATTCCTAACTGTGTTATCTCTCTACAGCTTGCAATTTCAATGGCAACAAAAGCAGCTTCGTTTGCCCGGGAACTCAAGTGGATAAGATCGGATTGATGCTGTGTGCTCTGCTGGAGGAGGAGAATCGAAGGCTCCAAGACTAGCTGAATAAAGGGTTGAGGCCAGAGGAAGATGATCTGGTGAGGCTTCAGTTGGAGGCACTGCTAGCTCACCTCCCTCAAGACCTCTCTgcttcatttgaaaaatttgtacaAGGGTTGTGCCTAGACTTTTCGTCTCCTCCACAACCAACAGCAGACGAGACAAATGGcgaagatggtggtggtgatgctgCTGCTGAAAACAAAGTTTCTCAGACACTAAGAAGTGATCTTTTCGGCTTCTCTGTCTTTCTTGATGATGGAGATCATTTGCAGAATGGTTTTGCAGATTGTTCTGTTCGGGTTCAAAATTAAGTATCGCAGATGTAAATTTTGATGTCATTGACTTCTATCTGTGATTTCACTGATTTACCATAAACACAAGTACATGATATCTATGGAAATTATATTATTGCTTTACTTCGTTTTTCCGAACTTCATTTCCCTACTCAAATTATATGTTAAGGTGATTTCAATGAAAAGTATTGTAATCCAACCTTTTTCCGTTATAAGTTTCAAAAAAACAGTACCCGATACCAGTTCTCAGCACATGAACTAAATTCTTCATTAAAGACCACGAAAGATACGATTCAACATTCAAGCAAGGAAACATACATCATATAGATACAGGTAACCAAGTACTAAATATTAACAAGTAACCTAAATTAAGCTTCAATGTTTAAAGTTGCTGCCTATTGGTTTCCAAACTAACAGGTttcatattttacaaaatacaTGCTAAGCCAATCCAGCTACTGGTTAAACCATTAAAACTGCCTATTTCTCTTGTTCTTAGATGCTGACTTGCAATCTTGAGCAGAATCGTCAGAAGAAACTGCTAGGTGGATATTTAATATAGTTGCAATCAGGCAAAACATTCAGGTGCATTCAGAACGCAACTTCATTCGTCATGACCTAATAGAAGAAGTTAAGATACCGGCAGGATGGTGGTTGATTTCTCTGCAATACCCGTCCTACAATTACAAAGtgaattaaataaaagtaaaaaaatttacttaaaaaagaaaaagtaacagttttattctcttttttttataataataatcaacaattataaattatgatttttaccTATAACAACTCCACCACAAAGAGGATCTAAAAGGCAGGCTTGGTTGAGTAGCGACATTGTATTGTGGAAGGCATGTGCTAATTCCCCATAATTACAGTATGTCAGATCCCGCAGATTTATACTGCATATTAACCAACAAAATAATTGGTATGTTGTATGTGCAAAAATAGCAATATCTTTCATCTATAAATATACAAAAGCAATATCACAAAACAGAGGTCATAGTTCACTAGCAGAGGAAAATTCTTGAAACTTACTGTTCTTCTCCTGACCCAACAGCCATAGCACTATCACTCGTAAGTGATATACCTGGGATCACTCGAAACATTTGTGGATGTGGACTTGTAAAGTCCCATCCCAAAACAAGGCTGCAAACTGTGCCGTAGGGACTAACAAAATGATAGGCTAGATTAGCCGCTAGCTCCACCGTGTGCAACTCCTCAGGTATTGTTTGAAACTATCATCATCCAGTTGAAAAtcaatgtgtgtgtatatatttatatattatttctaaggaaaataaataaaaatctggGGTTTGCAATTACCACTGATGTCATCCATTGCCACATTTCCTCCCAAGCCATCCTAAATCCAGCCATGGTAATATATATGTTCCGACTTAATCGATAGAACTTGTTGCAAGTAAGATTAGTCACACGTCCAGTCAAGGCATTGGTCAACTTTGAATCAACTCcaacacaaataaaattttccccaCGGTAAGCAATATTAATGGTTCCATGATCATGAGATGAAAAACCTGCACCACAAAGTGGGAAAAGGAGATTTATGAGTGAAGTTTTGTGCTACTAAATTACTAATTATGGAGGgaagaaaacataaaagaaagcTTATGTGCAAAACTGTCGATAGAGTACAAACAATCATAAAAATCTACAAAGAGTGAAACCTTTCGCACCAGATTGGGAGCTATTGAACACCTGAGCAATCAAGTGTTCATACTCTAATGCTCCTATAACATGCCTGATCTTTGGTGGTAGAAGCTGGTGTCTGCAGCATGGAGAAAACTTATTCAACGAGCTTTTGCAAAAATAGTAAGCAGGGAACCATAAATTTTGAATGAGTTCCAAAAACAGGAGTCACCGTAGTAGCTGTTTAACCAGGCCAATTGCAGATATGGCTACGGAAATGTCAAAGTCGCCAGCAAGACCAATCTTTTGACTTGAAAATCTTCTAGTGAATCGACCAAGATTTGGAGCAATATCATCAACCTCATAAAGATTTTTCAATGCGTGGACAGAAGCTTTTCTTACACCAGCACTCTTAGAAGCAGAAAATGAGGGAAATAAATGAGGTTTGTCCAGAACGAGTATAAAGGAAAACAACGTAAGCCGTATCAAGAATCTCAAACTTACATTGTCATTCAATGTCAATCCAAGATACATGAAGTATACACCCTGCAAGGCCAGTGATGGATAGGAAAGAATCCACGGGCCTAGTGACTCTATGCATGAAATCCAAATATCTGGATAGATCTCACGATAGTAATAGCAATGCAACCTACAATGATGGATTAGACTGTGATACAAAACTAAAAGATTATGATAAAACAGGAACTTTATAAAATCATGTCAGTAATTTTCTTTGCTTCTGAACTATAAAGCCAAGTCGAAACATCCTACACTTTCGATATCTTACATCATTTGCTCTAGTATGGTTATCTTGTAGTGAGTCATTGGGAACCTCTTGTTCAGTGATTCCACGCGAGGTCCcttaatttgtttcttcttttcagCGTCTAATTGTCTACGAGTAGGTTCTAGCCTGCAGCAAATGTGTTAGCAACAGATATAAATTCTTGTAGTACTGCTTTTAACATAAAAGAGCAATTCAAAGAGAGCTCTTAGTTAACAGATAAACCAATGCAAGCAGAACATGAGTTAGGTAACGGAATTATTTGTGATGCCCAAAAATTCATCACTTTTTGGTAAAATAAGTGACCCATTTCAAAAAAAGGGTCACATAAAGCGTTTCATGGTGGATGAATTCTTTTTAAGATTTTATTTGACACgtaatttcaaattcatcacAAATTGTGTGCTAGAAATATTTGTGCCCAATTAATTATTAGCTGGTAACGAAAGTAGAGGATTCGCCACATAACATGTGCAAAACTATTGCGCTAGAGTcaagaataaaaatataaaaaaactgaAGTAATTAAAATCAAAACCTCAAATTGTGAAAACTCACTTTTTGCTCTGCTCTCTCACCCCCACGCCTACTCTCAGTTGTTTAGCGGTCCTCGACTCCGGTGGTAGAAGCTGGTGTCTGCAACTACCAGTCCGATCACCATTCTTGTCTCCGTCAACCATGGTGGTCGGCAGTGGCTTTAGCGACAACACCTTGGATCCCTTGGATTTCTCCTCATTCAAAACTCCTATCCCAACAGTCAATGAATGATTTAGATTCAGAGATGAAACAGATAAtggaataaacaaaaataatcccataatacaaaaaaataaaaaattgagggGCACATCTTTACTTGATAGATGCATTCCGGCGGTGGAGCAAAGACTGTAGCGATGGTGGTGATTTGGTTCCTCAGACTCAGAGGacgttcaaatatatatatgaaggattCAATATATTTAAGCAAGCTAAACTAACAAGTTCTTTCTAAGTTCTAAAAAACTGGGGAGAGAGTGAAGGGGCTTTTATAGTTTTTGGGATGGGCGGGCGGGTCCGAGTGCGTGCGCAACTTGCATGTACACAAGACACTGGGCAAGTTGCTCACGGAGTCTGTGGAGCCCGCCACGTGGAGAAATGTTGCCCACATAGGCAAGTTCCGGTGTTCCCGCACGCAAAAACAGAGTGAGACACTGTAGAGAATACTTTTACATACTATCACTTTCAAATATGTGCATGTCTATATGCACGTCCATACTTTTACATGCTATCACTTTCAAATATGTGCATATTCAAATATCTATATGCACAATACTTTTACATACTATCACTTTCAAATATGTGCATATCTATATGCACGTCCATACTTTTACATACTATCACTTTCAAATATGTGCATATTCAAATATCTATATGCACGATACTTTTACATACTATCACTTTCCAATATGTGCATATCTATATGCACAATACTTCTACATACTATCACTTTCAAATATGTGCATATTCAAATATCTATATGCACAATATACTTTTACATACTATCACTTTCAAATAAGTGCATATCTATATGCACAATACTTTTACATACTATCACTTTCAAATATATGCATACTTTCACATACTATCACTTTCAAATATGTGCATATCGCCAATAAGCTTATATTCTTAATTTCCTCTCTGCAGTTAAAAGTAATATTTCATTTCCGGTTCCAAATTCATATAAGCTTGGACTTGTAATCTCTGGCCGAAAAAATAATTGGATTTCTAATCTGGCCGAACTACATGTTTAACTTAACTTTTTGTTATGTGGTCGAAGCATTtaattttatactaaaaagaaTCCTCAAAAATGTAATTGGAGTATActgtaacttttttttaaaaatgcaaaattttCCTAAAAAAGCACTTAAGTATTTCAAGAAGGAAGCGATGTGTGCTTTTTTTAGAAAGCACTtcaaggagaaatttttcaactTGCTGGAAACATGGTCCGGTATACAAAGTGTTATAATacaaatgttgaaattttttagaaaTCACTTCAAGGAAGCGATGTGTGCTTCTTTTAGAAAGCACTAAGTGTTATAATACAAATGTGTGCTTCTGTATGTATAATaacataaataaactatcataatTTTAACTCAACTCAGTATTCATTCCCGATAAATAAAAACATGACGTACAACCATGGATATGTGTATAATTGAGAAAATTcctgatttaaaaaaaaaaattgataaaaattAAATGTAACTCGTATACAATTGTTTTAGTTCTCAACAAAGGGACAACTCACACTTGGATATTTTACTTGTCAGCTTGTACAACTGTATATATACTGTAACAGTTTTGTAAATAATCTTAGTCTCAATAATTAAGTTAATTAGGTGTAATTAATTACTAAATTTTATTGGCAAATGCATATTTACTGGGTTCTAATTCCTTATTCGTTAAGAAAGAAATATACAAAACGTCTTTCtataaaaagttttaaaaaattatacatACAAGTCAAACTTTGCAATTGCCAATTGGACCAGACAGCCAAGCCAAGCCAGTGGCTTGCATGGaacgagaaatttttaattgtaacGAAAATACGGACATttcatcacgtgtttttatgtaagtgatgaaaaattttaatttttaagttattaaccttttaaaaCATATAACCCACAATTTATAGTATAaagatcacattgaaaaatctctctctaCACTTCCACGGTTCCACCAcctcctccttttctttttctttttctttttcttttttcatttttaatgtgTAAACTTTAAATAACATGTCGTTCTTGGGGCTATGAATTGTGCACGTCGGCCATGGAGGAGCCACCGTCAGCCACCGCTACGGAACCACCGTCGAGTACGTTTCATTAatttctcctctctctttctctccctctctcaatTAAATGAAATTGTCTGTGCAAAATTTGACCTGATTTGGTGCGTTCGTTATTGAGTAGGACTAAGGCTCACACACAGACTCAGAGCACTGAGAACCATGAGAAACGAGGTCGACCTGCCGCTGGACCTTCCGCCACCCCGCCGCAGAACTCGCGGTCTCTCAGCTTGATCGGTACTTCTTCCCCAGCTAATTACGAATATAACCATTGGAAACGCCATTAGAAATTCTCCACTAGTTAATAAATAGTTGAGTTGGTAGTTTTGTATATTCTACTGTTTTGTCATAATCTTATCCACCAATAACTTGCTGtctattgttaaaaaaaaattgatgatgaTAAGCGCCTCCTTCACAATAACTTCATTCTAGGTATATAGTTCGGATTGCATTGAATAATGGAAAATTCAGTTCTAGTCTAATGAAATATTTGCTGTGCTCAAGGTTTGTATTCTGCTATCGGAGTTGTGGTTTTGTTTCTGCTTCAACAAATCTGTAAAGGTGTGCGTCCATTCTTAAACAGTTTTGGAACGTTTGTGTGCAACATCGCCGTAATTCAGGTTAGTAATTTGTTCTTAATCTCCTCTCTGTAGCTAAAAGTAATATTTTCAAGTTCTAATTTCATGTAAGATCGGACTTgtaactttcttcttctttttcttcagtcAGTTTAAGCTTTAAACATATATCTATACAAAAATGACATGTCGTttgtatttaattattattatctcAGAGTATCAGCGGCACAAAAAGATATTTGGATGTAGAAAATGTACTCAAGTTTTTTCAGAAGTCACaagtttttttcaaaaatacttGTAGGTTTCTCTCTTGTGTTCAATTTCAAATCTTCGATGGGTTTTGAGTTGATTGCTAACTGTGTGCTTATCTCTCCACAGCTTGCAATTTCACTGGCAACAAAAGCAGCTTCGTTTGCCCGGGAACTCAAGTCGATAAGATCGGATTTATGCTTTATGCAAAAGCGCTGTGCTCTGCTGGAGGAGGAGAATCGAAGGCTCCGAGACTGGCTGGATAAAGGGTTGAGGCCTGAGGAAGATGATCTGGTGATGCTTCAGTTGGAGGCACTGCTAGCTGAGAAGTCAAGACTAGCAAATGAAAATTCAAACCTGGTTAGAGAAAATCAGTGCCTCCACCAGGTTGTGGAGTACCACCAGCTCACCATCCAAGACCTCTCTACTTCATTTGAACAAGTTGTACAAGGGTTGTGCCTAGATTTTTCGTCTCCTCCACGACCGACAGCAGGCGAGGCAAATGGCgaagatggtgatggtgatggtgatgctgCTGCTGAAAACAAAGTTTCTCAGGCACTAAGAAGTGATCTTTTCGGCTTCTCTGCCTCGCTTGATGATGGAGATCATTAGCAGAATGGTTTTGCAGATTGTTCTGTTCGGGTTCGAAATTAAGTATCGCAGATGTAAAttttgatgccattgacttctATCTGTGAGTTCACTGATTTACCAGAAACATAAGTACATGATCCCAATGGAAATTATATTATTGCTTTACTTTGTTTCTCCGAACTTTGTTGCCCTACTCAAATTATATGTTAAGGTGATTCCAACAGAAAATATGCAATATTTCAAACCAAAACCGTTGGTTCTTCACTACTTGGCATCATGTTTGCATCTGGAACAATGCAACCATTCACACATATTTTCATTCAcgtatttaaattaaaaatcttgtaaatttatattataatacATAATTTTCAACAAATTCTTCATTATAGACCACGAAAGTTACGATTCAACATTCAAGCAAGGAAACATACATCACACGGATACGGGTAACTAAGTGGTAAATATTAACAACCAACCTAAGTTAAGCTTCAATGTTTAAAGCTACTGCCTACTGGTTTCCAAGCTAACACAGGTTTCATGGTTTACCAAAATACTTGCTAAGCCAATCCAGCTACCGATTAACCATTAGGACTGCTTCTTCAGGCATGCACAATGGTGGATGATCTCTCTGCAGTACCCCCTACaattaaaaagtaaattaaatataagtcacaacttttatttaaaaagaaaaaagttacaatttattatatttttttggtaataataattaacaaattttaaattatgatttttaccTCTAACAACTCCAACACAAAAACGATCAAAAAGGCAAGCTCGGTTGAGTAGTAACATTGAATGTTGAAAGGCATGTGCTAATTCCCCATGATAATAATCTGTTAGATACCGTAGGTTTATACTACATATTAACCAACAAAATAATTAGTATTTTATATTtacaaaaatactaatattttctatATAATTAGTACGTTATATACtcaaaaaaaattgatgatgaTAACCATCTCCTTCACAATAACTTCATTCTATGTATATAGTTCGGATTGCATTGAATAATGGAAAATTCAGATCTAGTCTAATGAAATATTTGCTGTGCTCAAGGTTTGTATTCTGCTAACGGGGTTGtggtttatgtttttgcttCAACAAATCTGTAAAGGTTGCCAGATGCGTCCATTCTTAAACAGTTTTGGAACATTTGTGTGCAATGCAACATCGCCGTAAGTCAGGCTAGTAATTTGTTCTTAATCTCCTCTCTGTAGCTAAAAGTCATATGTTCAAGTTTTAATTTCATGTAAGATCGGACTTctaactttcttcttcttttgcttcAGTCAGTTTAAgctttaaaaataaagaaaactaataaaaaaaagcttgaaaactttgagttttaacgataaggacaaaataaagggtaaagtgaatagtaccatgtttgactttttagtgtaaaaatatggtttttcgttaaagtaaacagtatcgcgggcttttcgttaaaactcccttaaaaatatgCCTATACAAAAACAACATGTCGTttgtatttaattattattatctcAGAGTATGAGCGGCACAAAAAGAGATTTGGATGTAGGAAATGTACTCAAGCTTTTTCAGAAGTCACAAGTTTTTTCAAAAATACTTGTAGGTTTCTCTCTTGTGTTCAGTTTCAAATCTTTGATGGGTTTTGAGTTGATTGCTAACTGTGTGCTTATCTCTGTTGGAAGCTAACCAGCTCCTGGAGTCGAGGGGTCGAAGGCAGCAAGGAGCTCCTTAGCAAAGGGTGTTGTCTGcattgaagaaggaagaagaataaATGAAGGGTTGgcctccaacggctagttttttgTTTAGATATGTGAGTGACAAATGTACACTCCAGATTAGATCACTTAAATCCCAATGAAGGGCTAGGATTTAATTTGGAGTAATAAGGTGATTTAGTGTTTAAATATTGTCTTATCACCAACTCTTTTACACAAGTATGGGTGATGGAAATGTACCATACCCTTACACATTTTCACTACTTAATGAAGTATGGCTGATGCATTTTCAATACACAACCTTGAAGTTGAAAATCACACTCCAATATCCTCTCAATTCTCTGTCATTCTATCCCTAAGAAACCGATTCAAACTATaaccaaaatcatccaaacaaacaaactttatcAATCTCTCTACAGCTTGCAATTTCAATGGCAACAAAAGCAGCTTCGTTTGCCCGGGAACTCAAGTCGATAAGATCGGATTTATGCTTTATGCAAGAGCGCTGTGCTCTGCTGGAGGAGGAGAATCGAAGGCACTGAGACTGGCTGGATAAAGGGTTGAGGCCTGAGGAAGATGATCTGGTGACGCTTCAGTAGGAGGCACTGCTAGTTGAGAAGTCAAGACtagtgtttgggttaaaaccgaACTTTAAGCCCAAAGGTGGAGTCGGCCCAACCGAAAGCCCGGACGAAACTTAGGTGGCAGGAAAGGGctacttgcttacctacccaaagatCAAGTGGTGTAGGCTGATCAGactacacagcccaataaagtactttatggtggcattcatgtaaaaaagctgatgagtcatcacctccaaaccgcattcgggcaaggctgtggctacaggaacccaagccaaagttgtctataaaagggggaagagaaggcaggattaaggacactcaaacaaacaaacaaatgcaagccaaaactctgctcaaagccagatttgccttccaaacgaagctgtagtcagccaagccttcatcccattcgggaccAGCCTTTATCCCCCGCGGGATACTCTTTTCTTctaacctttgtaatagctctgctaccctgctctaacttgttgtagtatcgattcaccctTTTGTATTCCCCTGTCCCCTCTCcacctctaagctttcagacctttgacagaaACACAAAGATAGagacctgcaagacgatcatccttaattgataaggtttaatcttgcccgaccttcgtggctctgtctttgtcttttctttctttaaaagcctagtaatatgttgtatatttccagttatatatacaagttgtttctagcaaaatcactatgacaaagctttctcagtacttggatccgatttaaatatatcttcattgcttaaatcagatccaagtcctaagcccgaaggcatgtaaatctgattagtttaaaagtccttggcttcaaggcataaaaaaagaactgtatgtggacttaacccatccacgacaatccttgataaacgagaagtccgaagttacttggggcgcaagtaatcgacctaccttctagttttctttctattatatcatgattatcatagaacgcttaagtatGGGATGGActctaatggaaagcctcaaggcctacacctaaggcctcacaaaggcatccatttggattcatcctattcAGTGATCTCAAGAGTCTAAGTATggaatgaactctgatgggaagcctcaaggcctacacctaaggccccacaaaggcacccatttGGATTCGTTCTATTCCTTGGATTCggataatcagaaatataatagttagaaGACTCCTACAATCACAAGAATAAATATGATgcgttcgagcactggtttagttattgatgggaagcctcaaggcctacatttaaggccccacgaaggcacctattaaaactaacacggtttcttggatatcatatatatatatacaatgaaagaacgacaaccattttacatctgcaaTGCTAAAGAtgacagtggcacgcctgagcacctaaatgttaaccttgattgtgagcctcaaggcctatacctaaggccccacaaaggcacatctcaaagttaacgttgtccttctctttcagccttgcccgaagagtattgcccgacgagacttgcccgacaacgcccaGAAACGAAGCAGAAGCctgacagcagccctcaaccggcgccaacctccaggggagctgtgtgctcgtcggccaggaaataTCCCCagcggaaattcctgccacgaacaactagcaaatgaaaataaattcaaaccTGGTT
Protein-coding regions in this window:
- the LOC126590487 gene encoding uncharacterized protein LOC126590487, yielding MGLFLFIPLSVSSLNLNHSLTVGIGVLNEEKSKGSKVLSLKPLPTTMVDGDKNGDRTGSCRHQLLPPESRTAKQLRVGVGVREQSKKLEPTRRQLDAEKKKQIKGPRVESLNKRFPMTHYKITILEQMMLHCYYYREIYPDIWISCIESLGPWILSYPSLALQGVYFMYLGLTLNDNSAGVRKASVHALKNLYEVDDIAPNLGRFTRRFSSQKIGLAGDFDISVAISAIGLVKQLLRHQLLPPKIRHVIGALEYEHLIAQVFNSSQSGAKGFSSHDHGTINIAYRGENFICVGVDSKLTNALTGRVTNLTCNKFYRLSRNIYITMAGFRMAWEEMWQWMTSVFQTIPEELHTVELAANLAYHFVSPYGTVCSLVLGWDFTSPHPQMFRVIPGISLTSDSAMAVGSGEEHINLRDLTYCNYGELAHAFHNTMSLLNQACLLDPLCGGVVIGKNHNLKFVNYYYQKNI
- the LOC126590997 gene encoding uncharacterized protein LOC126590997; this translates as MYSSFFRSHKFFSKILVGFSLVFNFKSSMGFELIANCVLISPQLAISLATKAASFARELKSIRSDLCFMQKRCALLEEENRRLRDWLDKGLRPEEDDLVMLQLEALLAEKSRLANENSNLVRENQCLHQVVEYHQLTIQDLSTSFEQVVQGLCLDFSSPPRPTAGEANGEDGDGDGDAAAENKVSQALRSDLFGFSASLDDGDH